In one window of Lewinella sp. 4G2 DNA:
- a CDS encoding YbhB/YbcL family Raf kinase inhibitor-like protein, whose product MRLRQVTKQLGMPSFTLSSSDLGGSVDQPFVYDGFGAGGNNESPALAWTNPPAGTKSFLVTCHDTDAPGPGGWWHWVVFNLPASTSELKRNANHTGLPNGAKTVVNSYGDRDYGGPCPPPGDAAHPYVFTVYALSDELDLTGSEMPAMVLFMADSLILGKSSIVSYYAR is encoded by the coding sequence ATGAGGTTACGGCAAGTAACCAAACAGTTAGGTATGCCCTCCTTTACGCTTAGTAGCTCGGACCTTGGTGGCTCCGTTGACCAGCCCTTCGTCTACGACGGATTTGGCGCTGGTGGTAACAATGAATCGCCCGCGCTCGCGTGGACGAACCCGCCCGCCGGCACCAAATCATTTCTCGTTACCTGCCACGACACCGATGCTCCGGGACCTGGTGGATGGTGGCACTGGGTTGTTTTCAACCTTCCAGCTTCAACCTCGGAATTGAAAAGAAATGCGAACCACACGGGTTTGCCGAATGGTGCAAAGACGGTCGTCAACTCCTACGGTGACCGCGACTACGGCGGCCCCTGCCCGCCTCCGGGGGACGCTGCTCACCCCTACGTATTTACCGTGTACGCCCTAAGCGACGAACTGGACCTCACCGGTTCGGAAATGCCCGCCATGGTGTTGTTCATGGCGGATAGCCTGATTCTGGGGAAATCCTCCATTGTGAGTTACTACGCGAGGTAA
- a CDS encoding ExeM/NucH family extracellular endonuclease, which yields MRSLYLLLAFFASTSLFAQEVIITGILDGGLSGGIPRAVEIYVNGTVDLDGYRLERYSNSSTSVEDFTALTGTYTDEFVYIINSSHFAEFDQAFGNSGDFANRISGTNIFGNGNDAFTITQGSGIIDQTGGEIGESDNLYRDSYLYRVNSTGPDGGWVADNWALGGNDLLDGVAIGDYAGIVPFGSYTTTPPGPSISVMAGDNVAEPATDGSFIVTLSESVAGDVTVTYALAGSATAGSDYTDTGMGSVLIAGGTTSATIVMSALDDSDPEFTETIEITLTSTDDDFFTVGGSATIEVLDDEPVSAIAISAIQGSGMASAVTGQEVTVQAVVVGDFQGGTGVGLGGFFVMEEDADQDGDLATSEGIWIFYSGTTDVNEGDLVTVTGQVEEDRGLTQINANITNGEVTIDATAQALPTPASLDLPLADEAAFEAFEGMLVTLVDDAYVTNNFSLGQFGEFEISVDERLIQFTECNEPDPSALGPYNDAQDLRRLIVDDGRTGTYTFPIILPDGTELTPTNTLRAGDRFTGLTGVMDERFTGYRLQPTDPGTIVENERPTSAPDVGGNLTVVGMNVLNYFTTLGQRGADNAQEFDRQEAKIVAAICELDADIIGLVEIENNGFGPNGATQTLIDAINASCSKQYTAVISPNTGGDEIKVVLIYDASVVEESGTAASLSQPAAVFQRNRVPVAQTFRIIEVGNDGFGGEITVTANHFKSKGGSCGAGDDDDGGAGSCDGSRQAAAAALRDWLATNPTGSTTSNILVIGDLNAYSEEVPITSFADAGYVNLVPALAPAGSFPCSGLPSYVFRGEWGSLDHAIASADLASMVTGAVPWEVNASEPTALDYDTEDNNPALYADDFYRFSDHNPIVVGIQLLGTLPAQLGSFTGEERNGDVDLTWTTLSEMNTARFEIERRSADGSFLKIGEVAAAGTSSAEITYNFTDPDPLVGTNAYRLQTVDQDDQRSFSNVITVEVEDPNSIEVYQTEAGIYRLADAPVGTTWLITDAGGAVVRTGRTSYQRTDVDGRGLPPGAYFMALTLPDGKGKVFKLIFN from the coding sequence ATGCGTTCACTTTACCTACTTCTCGCATTTTTTGCGAGTACTTCCCTCTTTGCACAGGAGGTGATCATCACCGGCATTCTCGATGGCGGACTATCTGGCGGTATCCCTCGCGCGGTGGAAATTTATGTCAACGGCACCGTCGATCTAGATGGATACCGTTTGGAACGTTATTCGAACAGCTCCACTTCCGTTGAAGACTTTACCGCCCTTACGGGTACCTATACGGATGAGTTTGTGTACATCATCAATTCCAGCCATTTCGCTGAGTTTGACCAAGCCTTTGGCAATAGTGGAGACTTTGCCAACCGGATCTCCGGCACCAATATTTTTGGAAACGGTAACGATGCTTTCACCATCACTCAGGGCAGTGGTATCATCGACCAAACTGGCGGAGAGATTGGTGAGAGCGACAATCTATACCGTGATAGCTACCTGTACCGCGTCAATAGTACCGGCCCCGACGGTGGTTGGGTAGCGGATAACTGGGCACTAGGTGGTAATGACCTGCTAGATGGCGTTGCAATTGGAGACTATGCTGGCATCGTCCCTTTCGGCTCCTACACCACCACGCCTCCGGGGCCTTCAATCAGCGTGATGGCCGGGGATAACGTCGCGGAACCGGCTACTGACGGTAGTTTCATTGTCACCCTCAGCGAAAGCGTTGCCGGCGATGTAACGGTTACCTACGCACTAGCAGGATCCGCTACGGCGGGTAGTGACTATACGGATACTGGTATGGGCTCCGTGCTCATTGCTGGTGGCACTACTTCAGCCACAATCGTCATGTCAGCTCTGGATGACAGCGATCCGGAGTTCACGGAGACCATTGAGATTACCCTGACCTCTACGGATGACGACTTTTTCACCGTGGGTGGAAGCGCCACCATTGAAGTATTGGACGACGAACCCGTTTCCGCCATTGCCATCAGTGCGATTCAAGGGTCTGGAATGGCTAGTGCTGTCACTGGTCAAGAGGTTACCGTCCAGGCTGTGGTCGTTGGTGACTTCCAGGGCGGCACCGGTGTGGGTCTCGGCGGATTCTTTGTCATGGAAGAGGACGCGGACCAAGACGGTGATCTCGCCACGTCAGAAGGTATCTGGATCTTCTACAGTGGAACTACCGACGTAAATGAAGGCGACCTGGTTACCGTCACCGGGCAGGTAGAAGAAGATCGTGGTCTCACGCAGATCAATGCTAATATTACGAATGGTGAAGTCACCATTGATGCTACCGCCCAGGCACTGCCCACCCCGGCTTCGCTCGACTTACCACTTGCTGATGAAGCGGCGTTTGAAGCTTTTGAAGGGATGCTAGTCACTTTAGTGGACGACGCTTACGTAACGAATAACTTCAGCCTCGGCCAATTTGGTGAATTTGAAATTTCTGTGGACGAGCGACTAATTCAGTTCACGGAATGTAATGAGCCTGATCCAAGCGCACTTGGCCCTTACAACGACGCTCAGGACTTGCGCCGACTGATCGTTGACGACGGGCGGACTGGCACCTACACCTTCCCCATCATTTTACCTGACGGTACGGAGCTGACGCCTACTAATACCCTTCGGGCTGGAGACCGCTTTACGGGGCTCACGGGCGTGATGGACGAACGCTTCACGGGCTACCGCCTGCAACCTACCGATCCAGGCACGATTGTTGAGAACGAACGCCCCACCTCGGCACCTGACGTGGGCGGAAACCTCACCGTTGTTGGGATGAACGTCCTTAATTACTTTACTACGCTGGGGCAACGCGGTGCGGATAACGCCCAGGAATTTGACCGGCAGGAAGCAAAAATTGTCGCCGCCATCTGTGAATTGGATGCTGACATTATCGGGCTAGTGGAGATTGAAAACAATGGGTTTGGCCCGAATGGTGCTACCCAAACACTGATTGACGCCATCAACGCATCGTGTAGCAAACAGTACACTGCCGTTATTTCTCCCAACACGGGCGGTGACGAGATAAAAGTGGTACTCATCTATGATGCCTCCGTGGTGGAGGAGTCCGGCACGGCAGCCTCCCTGTCACAACCCGCGGCTGTATTTCAACGTAACCGCGTTCCTGTTGCTCAAACCTTCCGCATTATTGAGGTGGGTAACGATGGGTTTGGTGGGGAGATCACCGTCACGGCAAACCACTTCAAGAGTAAAGGTGGTTCTTGTGGTGCGGGTGATGACGACGATGGTGGCGCGGGCAGTTGCGATGGCTCCCGCCAGGCAGCCGCAGCCGCACTGCGTGATTGGTTAGCGACCAACCCTACTGGCTCCACGACGAGTAACATCCTGGTCATTGGTGACCTCAACGCCTACAGCGAAGAAGTTCCCATCACCTCATTTGCGGACGCTGGATACGTGAACCTGGTCCCCGCACTGGCTCCTGCCGGAAGCTTCCCGTGCAGCGGTCTACCCTCCTACGTCTTCCGGGGCGAATGGGGCAGCCTGGACCACGCGATTGCCTCCGCAGACCTGGCTAGCATGGTCACCGGTGCCGTGCCGTGGGAAGTAAATGCCAGTGAGCCTACCGCTCTGGATTACGACACGGAGGACAATAACCCCGCTCTGTATGCAGATGACTTTTACCGTTTTAGCGACCACAACCCAATTGTGGTCGGCATTCAGCTATTGGGTACCCTACCTGCGCAATTGGGCAGCTTTACTGGAGAAGAGCGCAACGGCGACGTTGACCTCACCTGGACGACCCTCTCAGAAATGAACACCGCACGTTTTGAAATTGAGCGGAGAAGTGCAGATGGTTCATTCTTAAAAATTGGCGAGGTTGCCGCAGCCGGAACGAGCTCAGCGGAAATCACCTACAATTTCACTGATCCTGATCCTTTAGTTGGTACGAATGCCTACCGTTTACAGACGGTGGATCAGGACGATCAGCGTAGCTTCAGCAACGTGATCACCGTCGAGGTAGAGGACCCCAACTCAATTGAGGTTTACCAAACGGAAGCCGGTATTTACCGCTTGGCTGATGCCCCGGTGGGCACTACCTGGCTAATTACTGACGCCGGTGGAGCGGTCGTACGCACCGGGCGTACATCCTACCAGCGGACGGACGTAGATGGCCGTGGGCTACCACCCGGCGCCTACTTCATGGCGTTGACGCTTCCCGATGGAAAAGGGAAAGTCTTCAAGCTCATTTTCAATTAA
- a CDS encoding tetratricopeptide repeat protein, protein MNYRLPKVTRALLAGLIGTLLFANAPLSGQATTVYTEAWRTFKKAEADQSEDLLAKAQREYEEVIEMLLPIQTPEAELLRTKAELNRAKIAVRLGKVEGEKLILDFVRRYQPDPIANEALLEIANYYFNEGDLKKATDYYKRVPADLLSVEQRAELNFRLGYTNFVQKKFGEAKRYFQFSKSDPGEFYYPTNYYLGMIYFFEGNYDQAISQFSIAEKDRKYKAYIPYYLTQIYFAQKRYDELIEYAAPKVGSRAVRNTKEMSQLLGQAYFEKGDYTRARPLLEAYARGNRRMQEEELYQLGFTQYKLQAYQNAQESFKDLAGQNSLPGQSANYYLGDIYLRQGNGPAARNAFGAASRMNFDPNIKEEALFNYAKLSYELGFSQDAMAAIKSLPTTSKYYVQGQELMGKIFSSSQDFAGALEVLEKIPNRTPQLQEAYQRAAFGQGMVLLRKGDVAGAKVLLDRSLEQPIDSKLRAQATYWKADIEHMAGNYPQSIALTNQFLALATGMQNLPDQASVHTGNYLQGYNYLKQNNYRASVDYFVKTVQGIERNINYISDRDVRERVLGDAVLRAGDGYFSQNNYNQAGVYYDDAITRKTNGFVYAIFQKGMIEGLTGQPARKILAMEELVQRYPTNAYADDALYQAAITYVELNQPQQALPPLRRIVSDFRGKSLLVNQSLLQLGLISFNLGNTEAAINYYKQVFTSNPTPEESEVAKKALEEIYVKKMGRSDLYFDFLSTIPGQELDADGRESIVYEAAVSQYENGNYERAIPALTDYLRQYPRSTNALSATYFRGDSYLNQRLYAEALGDYEAVIAAGPSAYYVSSLKKGSLIAYNSLRDFTKSYRLFTQLEQAAEDQEVKVDAQIGALRAAYRLNDIQATETYARKVSQNPIAPSEQRTTANFYLGKIAYDRQDFNAARQAFATVIENSDDEQTAEARYLVANSYYLGGDLDKAEELASNANTESSGHQYWVAKSFILWSDVLRKKNDPGTAVAVLEALLNTYSADPDLVAEARTKLAAAKAEQQGSSRINDPSKTTRPGYLEMDDSNN, encoded by the coding sequence ATGAATTACCGACTCCCGAAGGTCACCCGGGCCCTGCTTGCAGGCCTCATTGGTACCTTGTTATTTGCCAACGCCCCCCTTTCTGGCCAGGCCACTACCGTATATACGGAAGCCTGGCGCACCTTTAAAAAAGCCGAAGCCGACCAGAGTGAAGATCTGCTCGCCAAAGCGCAGCGGGAGTACGAAGAGGTCATCGAGATGCTGCTACCGATCCAAACGCCGGAAGCAGAACTGCTTCGTACTAAGGCGGAATTGAACCGTGCGAAGATTGCCGTCCGTCTTGGTAAGGTTGAGGGAGAGAAACTCATTCTGGATTTTGTCCGGCGCTACCAGCCAGATCCCATCGCTAACGAAGCGCTGCTGGAGATTGCCAATTACTACTTCAACGAAGGTGACCTGAAGAAGGCTACGGATTACTATAAGCGCGTCCCGGCGGATCTACTCAGCGTCGAGCAGCGGGCGGAGCTTAATTTCCGGCTGGGCTACACCAACTTCGTCCAGAAAAAATTTGGTGAAGCGAAGCGCTACTTCCAGTTCAGTAAATCCGACCCCGGTGAGTTCTACTATCCGACGAATTACTACCTCGGGATGATCTACTTCTTCGAGGGCAATTACGACCAGGCCATCAGCCAGTTCAGCATTGCGGAGAAGGACCGGAAGTACAAAGCCTACATACCTTATTACCTCACCCAGATCTACTTCGCCCAGAAGCGCTACGACGAGCTGATCGAGTACGCCGCACCTAAAGTGGGTTCGCGGGCGGTTCGGAATACCAAGGAGATGTCGCAGCTACTCGGCCAGGCCTACTTTGAGAAGGGTGATTATACCCGCGCCCGCCCGCTGCTGGAGGCCTACGCCCGTGGCAACCGCCGGATGCAGGAGGAAGAGTTGTACCAACTTGGCTTCACGCAGTACAAACTCCAGGCATACCAGAATGCTCAGGAATCCTTTAAGGACTTGGCGGGGCAGAACAGCCTTCCCGGCCAGAGCGCCAACTATTACCTCGGTGATATCTACCTGCGCCAGGGTAACGGCCCGGCTGCTCGCAATGCCTTTGGCGCCGCGAGCCGGATGAACTTTGACCCCAACATCAAGGAGGAGGCGCTCTTCAATTACGCCAAATTAAGCTACGAACTCGGTTTTTCTCAGGACGCCATGGCCGCCATCAAGAGTTTGCCTACGACCAGCAAGTACTACGTGCAGGGTCAGGAATTGATGGGGAAGATCTTCAGCTCATCGCAGGACTTCGCCGGCGCCTTGGAGGTACTCGAAAAGATCCCCAACCGCACGCCGCAGTTACAGGAGGCTTACCAAAGGGCGGCGTTTGGCCAGGGGATGGTTTTGCTCCGCAAGGGCGATGTCGCAGGTGCCAAGGTTTTGTTGGACCGTAGCCTGGAGCAACCGATCGACAGCAAGCTGAGGGCCCAGGCCACCTACTGGAAGGCCGACATCGAACACATGGCGGGTAACTACCCCCAAAGCATTGCGTTGACGAATCAGTTTTTGGCCCTCGCCACGGGCATGCAGAACCTACCGGACCAGGCCAGCGTCCACACGGGCAACTATCTGCAGGGGTACAATTACCTCAAGCAAAATAACTACCGGGCTTCCGTGGATTACTTCGTGAAGACGGTGCAGGGCATCGAACGCAACATCAACTACATCTCCGACCGCGACGTGCGGGAGCGGGTACTCGGCGACGCCGTCCTCCGGGCGGGTGACGGCTACTTCAGCCAGAATAACTACAACCAGGCCGGCGTGTACTACGACGACGCCATTACGCGAAAAACTAATGGCTTCGTCTACGCCATCTTCCAGAAGGGCATGATCGAAGGCTTGACTGGGCAACCGGCGCGGAAGATCCTCGCCATGGAGGAATTGGTACAGCGCTACCCCACCAACGCTTACGCCGATGATGCCCTTTACCAGGCAGCGATTACTTACGTGGAGTTGAACCAACCGCAGCAGGCTCTGCCTCCCCTCCGCCGTATTGTAAGTGACTTCCGGGGTAAGTCTTTACTCGTCAACCAGAGTTTACTTCAGCTCGGACTAATCTCCTTCAACCTGGGGAATACCGAGGCGGCCATCAACTACTACAAGCAGGTATTCACCAGCAACCCGACCCCGGAAGAGTCGGAGGTGGCAAAAAAGGCGCTGGAAGAGATCTACGTCAAGAAGATGGGCCGCTCCGATCTGTACTTTGACTTCCTCAGCACCATCCCCGGCCAGGAATTGGACGCCGACGGAAGGGAGAGTATCGTCTACGAAGCGGCGGTGAGCCAGTACGAGAATGGCAACTACGAGCGGGCCATTCCAGCTTTGACGGATTATTTGCGCCAGTATCCCCGTAGCACGAATGCCCTTTCGGCTACCTACTTCCGAGGGGATTCCTACCTGAACCAACGTTTGTACGCCGAAGCCCTTGGTGATTACGAAGCGGTAATTGCCGCCGGCCCGAGCGCTTACTACGTCAGTTCCCTCAAAAAAGGCAGCCTAATTGCCTACAATAGCCTACGCGACTTCACGAAGAGCTACCGCCTCTTCACCCAGCTGGAGCAGGCGGCCGAAGACCAGGAGGTCAAAGTCGACGCTCAGATTGGAGCGTTGCGTGCGGCTTACCGATTGAATGACATCCAGGCTACGGAGACGTACGCCCGCAAGGTTTCCCAGAATCCCATTGCTCCCTCGGAACAAAGGACGACGGCTAACTTCTACCTGGGTAAGATCGCCTACGATCGGCAGGACTTCAATGCGGCGCGCCAGGCGTTTGCGACCGTCATCGAAAACTCTGATGATGAGCAAACTGCCGAAGCACGTTACCTCGTCGCCAATAGCTACTATCTCGGAGGAGATCTGGACAAGGCCGAAGAACTGGCCAGCAATGCGAATACGGAAAGTAGTGGTCACCAATACTGGGTGGCCAAGTCCTTCATTCTTTGGAGCGACGTCCTCCGCAAGAAAAATGACCCCGGTACGGCCGTTGCCGTGTTGGAAGCCTTGCTCAATACGTACAGCGCGGACCCCGATCTCGTTGCCGAAGCCCGTACTAAGCTGGCAGCAGCTAAGGCGGAACAGCAGGGCAGCAGCCGGATCAACGATCCTTCCAAGACGACCCGTCCTGGCTACCTGGAGATGGATGACAGTAATAATTAG